The window GTTTGCAAAATTTCCTTTAAACCATTCAATAGTATATTCCGGAGAACCTCCCAGCGGGTTTATGCTAATACTTCCATCAGCCATACCATTGCAAGATATATTTTCAATGGTTTCTGAAAGGGTTAATGGTTCCGGTCCCTCAATAGTTATCCAACCGGTTGTTTTCTCACAAACCAGCGGAGCAGCACCGGTAATATCAAATAACCTTCCTTTGTCTTTAATTTTGGCATAATAATCACCTGGAGGCAAGTTGTTAATTTTACTTTCCATTCCAATAATAGTACCTGCCAAACTTACAAATGAGTTGTTTACTGTTTTAACTTCGTTTTCTTTATCGTCAAACCATGTTACTTCATAATTGGCCCATTCATTGCGATGGCTTTTTGGGAAGGGAGATGACCAACCCCCATCAATAATAAGACTTATCTCACCATCGTTGTTCCCAAAGCAGGTGACATGTTTTACAGTTTCAACTTCGTCCATAGGTTCAGGAATGACAATTTCAAAACTTTCGCTACCATTGCATTGAAATCTATCTTCGATTTCGATGGTGTATGTACCGGGTTCCAAGTCTTTGGCTTGAATTACAATAAAACCATCCGAATCTGAAACTATTTCAAAATCTGTTTGCTTTTGCTTGCCTTCACTATCAATTACAATAAAATTGTTAACCGGAAGTGTAGCATTGAAAATAATGAATTCAACGAGGCCTGTTTGGTCTTCCGGGCAAAGCAAACCGGCAAAATTCAATTCAAAATCCAGAGAATAAGCCTGACCTAAGGGACCTGAGTCTCTTAAATATTCCCTTCCTAGATTATCAATTGCATATATTTGGTATTCTATGTCTCTGTTTAATTCATAATCTTGACCAAATGTTGCGGTAGCTGAGCTTTGAAATGGCGCCGTATTATTTACAGTCACCACCCTTAAGGTATCCCCCAGATCATCGATTAGCTTAAAGGTAAAGGGGAAAGATTCTTCATGTCGTTGATTGGGTTTATAAGCGCTTAAGGTAAGTGAGATTATACCCTTACAGCTGTTTTCTGAATAGGCCAAAGGTAAAATTGGGGGGATCACCAGAACTTTAAACGGGAATACCTGACTGTGGTCCACACCATCAGTTACTTGAAGGTTAACAATAATTTCCTTGCCTTTTGCTTCCCAATCCTCAGCGTATTGAATGGAAGGAGAAATGGTTTTACCTGAGAGAGCATAACCATTTCCAGCTTGCACCTCCAATTGTAGTTTAGATCTATCTCCGGAATAATTGATGGACAGCATGTCAAGTGACAAAGTCAAATCCCCATCGAACATAACCTCTGTTTCAATTTGATCCTGAATTGTAATGGATGCAAAAGGATTTATTAGTTCACCTTTAATTTTAAAAATTTGAAGTCCAAAAATTAAAAATAAAATGATACTGAGAATAATATATTTACTATTTATTTTCAACTGTATTACCGAGGGGCTTTATAAAAAAAACACTTATAAAAATGCCAAAATTTAACAAAGAATCGCATGGAATTTTTTTAAATCCATAAGTAAAAGTAGGTAATACAAATTTAATAAGTAACTGAATTTTAAATTATTATGAATGTAAATCTAGTCTTTAAGACTTGAGAATTCTTAAAAAATATGGATGATTATTTAAGAGATTCATTATTCCTATTTTCAATCTCTTTTTTGCCTATATCAAATGAAAAGGAAAGGTTTAAGAAAAGTTTTAATAAGGCCAAAAGTTTTTTTTCATTTTCATTTAATTTATGGCCGATTTGATCTTATTTTTTAATATTTTCGCTGTTATCCTTTTAATTTTATGTCAATTGGAACTTACAATTCCAGAAATAACGATAACCCATGATAAAAAAAATCACCTGCTGGATTGCTTTAGTATTTTTAGTTTTTCCCACATTCAGCCAACAACATAATTGGCAACCAAAAAAAGATAAAATATTGTCCGAATGGGCAATTAATATTGACCCAAACGCTCCACTTCCTGAATATCCAAGGCCACAGATGAGTAGAGAAAATTGGACCAATCTCAATGGTATTTGGAAATATACAATAATTGAGAAAGGAAGCACGGAACCCGAGAATTTTCAGGGAGATATTTTGGTTCCCTATGCAATAGAGTCTGCATTATCAGGGGTGGGCCAAACTGTAAGTAAAGACCAAGAACTTTGGTATCATAGAAGCTTTGAGGTCGATCGTGGAATGAGGAAGGGAAATTTATTGCTTCATTTTGGCGCTGTAGATTGGGAGGCAGAGGTTTTTATCAATGGAAAAAGTGTAGGTATGCATCAAGGAGGATATGATCCTTTCTCATTTGAAATAAGTGAAGCTTTGGTTTCCGGAAGAAAGCAACAATTAAGCATTAGGGTTTGGGATCCAACTGATGAAGGACCTCAACCTCGAGGTAAACAAATCAATAAACCACATGGAATATGGTACACCCCGGTTACTGGGATTTGGCAGACAGTTTGGCTGGAAGCTGTTCCTGATCAGTATATTTCCCATATTAAAAACACTGCTGATTTAGACAACAAACAGATTTCCGTTGAGACTCAAGTAAATGATCCTCAACCCGGACAAATGATTACTGTTCGCCTATTTACGAATGGCGAGCTTTTAGATGAAAAAGAGGTACCTGCAGGAGAATCGACAATTTTTTCTATTGATAACCCCAATATATGGGGGCCGGATAACCCTTTTTTATATGATATTGAAGCACGTTTAATGGATGGTAGAAAGCAATTGGATGCTGTCAAAAGCTATACAGCCATGAGAAAAATAAGCATGAAGCCTGATGCCTATGGAAATCAGCGCTTGTTGTTGAACGATAAGTTTTTATTTCAATATGGTCCTTTGGATCAAGGGTGGTGGCCTGATGGCTTGTATACTGCTCCCACGGAAGAAGCTTTGGTCTATGATATTGATAAAACCAAAGAGATGGGCTTTAATATGATAAGAAAGCATGTGAAAGTAGAACCTGCCAGGTGGTATTATCACTGTGATAAAATAGGTATGCTTGTTTGGCAAGATATGCCAAGTGGTGACATGGGAAATAGGTGGGAAGCCAGACCCGGGGTAGTAGGAAAAGGCACTGAGCGAAAAAGAAGCCCTGAATCTATGGCTATTTTTAAAAAAGAATGGAAAGCCATTATGGATGCCAATTACAATTTTCCTTCTATTATTGTTTGGGTGCCTTTCAATGAAGCTTGGGGCCAATTCAATACAGAGGAAATTGTGAAATGGACAGTAGAATATGACCCTTCCAGATTGGTAAATGGAGCTAGTGGTGGTAATTATACATTGGAAGGGCAAATTATGGACATGCACAATTACCCGGATCCTGTAATGCCTGATCCCAAAATTTGGGGACACCACCAAATAATTGTTTTGGGAGAATATGGAGGTTTAGGTTTGCCAATAGAAGGGCATACTTGGCAAAATAAAGACAATTGGGGTTACCAAAGCTTTAAAGATAAAGATGCTTTGAGAGAAAGGTACAGTAAACTGATCCAAGACCTTAAACCACTTATCCCAATGGGGCTTTCTGCTGCCATATATACGCAAACCACTGATGTGGAAGTAGAAACCAATGGACTGATGACCTATGATAGAAAAGTTTCCAAATTGGAGCCCCAATTCTTAAAGCAATTGCACAAAGAATTGTATACCATTAAAATCCCAATGAAATGAAATACTTAACCTTAAAAGCCCTCGTCTTAGTGGGTCTAATTACCTCATGTGGACCTAACAATAAAGAGAAAGCGGTAAACGAACAACAAACAGAACCGAAATATTTAACAGCAATGGAAGATTCAGCATTTGAAAAAACAATTGAAGGTAAGGAAGTGAAATTGTATCACCTCAGCAATAAGAATGGAATGGAAATGACCGTAACCAATTTTGGCGCAAGGGTAGTAGAATTGTTTGCTCCGGATAAGGACGGGAATTTTGAAGATGTGGTTTTGGGTTATGATAATCTTGAAGAGTATAGCAATAATCCCGGAGGCTATTATGGAGCCCCAATTGGTAGGTATGGCAATCGAATAGCCAATGCACAATTTTCATTAGATGGTAAGACTTATTCTCTAGAGGCCAATAATGGTCCCAATAATCTTCATGGAGCTCCGGAGGGTTATCATAAAGTGGTTTGGGAAGTACTTGAAGCTACCAGTCAAAAGTTGGAAATGAAATATGTTTCACCAGATGGAGAAGCAGGGTTTCCAGGTGAGTTAACTGTTTTTATGAATTATTATTTGACAGATAATAATGAATTTAGAATTACCTATAAAGCCACTACTGATAAGACTACCATTGTCAATTTAACTCATCACTCTTTTTTTAATCTAAATGGACATGGTGAAGGAAGCGTGAGAAACCATATGCTTCAGTTAAATGCAGATAATTTTACTCCTGTAGATGATAATTTAATACCCTTGGGTGAAATTAGATCTGTTGAAAGTACACCATTTGATTTTAGAGAACCTCACCTTGTAGGGGAACGCATAGATGCAGACAATGAGCAGTTGAAAAAAGGAGGAGGGTATGACCATAACTGGGTAGTAAACCGTGAAGAAGGTAGCAAAGAAACGATTAAAATCGCTACTGTATGGGTCCCTGAAAATGGTCGGAAAATGGAAGTATTTACCGATCAACCCGGGGTACAGGTGTATACCGGCAATTTTATGACAGGGGGAGGCCCATCAAAAGCCGGAAAAAATTATCAAAAGCAAGGAGCCATTTGTTTGGAAACTCAGCATTATCCCGATTCTCCAAATCAGCCTTCCTTTCCTTCAGTGACACTTAAGCCGGAAGAAACTTATTCACATGAATGTATATATAAATTTTCTGTGATTGATTGATGATCCTATGCAAGCTTCTCCTATTTTTATATTGATGTTGCTTTTAACAGCCATGTTATATTCCTGTGGTGGTACCACTAAACCTGTAGAGCAAAAGCAAACATTTTTGCCCATTACGATAATTGCAGAGGGGGATGGGCTCCATTCGATTATTGAGGAGGGAACCCAAGCTGAAATATTGGGTAGTGGTTTTGCATGGACTGAAGGGCCGTTATGGATTGAAGAAGAGGAAATGTTATTGTTTTCGGAAATCCCTGCCAATAAGGTGCACTTTTGGAAAGAAGGAAGCTCTCCTAAAGTTTATTTGCAACCTGCAGGTTTGACTTCCAATGAAAACAGAGGTGGGGAAGTCGGGTCCAATGGTTTACTCTTGGACCCCTATGGAAAATTGGTTTTGTGTCAGCATGGAGACAGGAGAATGGCTAGAATGACCGCTGAATTGAATGCTCCGGAACCGGTCTATGAAACGATTGTTGGAGAATATGAAGGGAAACCTTTAAATAGTCCCAACGATGCTGTTTACGATACCCAAGGCAATTTATATTTTACAGATCCTCCTTACGGTTTGGAATATAGAATGGACGACCCAAAAAAGGCAATTGACTTTCAAGGCGTTTACAAGTTGAATAAGGATGGGGAATTGCAATTGCTATTGGATAGCATTACCAGACCTAACGGAATTGCTTTATTTCCAGATGAAAAACAACTTATTATAGCTAATTCAGATCCGGAAAACCCCATTTGGTACCATTATTCTTTAGATGGAGCTAATGGTTTGACAGCAGGAAGGGTTTTCTATGATGCAAGTGAGGTAGCAAGCAATGAAGCCGGTTTACCGGATGGGTTGAAAATCAAAAATGATGGAACTGTCATTGCGACGGGACCCGGCGGAATATGGTTTTTTGGGCCTAGTGGATCATTATTAGGCAGGCTTAAGCTTTCAGAGCGGGTGTCCAATGTTGCATTAAATAAAAAGGAAAACCTATTATTTGCTACTGCCGACAGTTATGTGCTCAGGATTCCATTAAAATAGCTAATTGAGCTAAATATTATAACGTGTACCTATGCTATCAGATGAATTTTAGCAGAGGTACACGTTTTTTTATTTTATTTTTCAGGTCATCAGGGAAAGCTTTTTTTCCCATAAAAATATCGGTTAAGATCTCACATCCTTTTTGTCCGTATTTGCTTAGAAGCATATTCCTAATGGCAGGTTGGGCATAGCAGATAAATGCTATAAATGTAGAACTATTTAATTCAGATAATATCCGTTGATCAAGTAATTGCCTGTAGGCATTAGCGGCGGCCTTTTCATTTTCGAAATTGTTAACAATGGCCTTGGAAGCAAGTTCTCCAGATAATATAGCGTTTGAAATTCCTTCTGCAGTTAAAGGGTCCGCAAAACCTGCTGCATCACCGGAAAGAAAAATTCTATCTTTTGAAAAAACATCCTTTCTTTGGCCGACAGGTATTTGAAATCCATGCACCTCAGATTCTAAAATCTCTTTTATTTCTAATTTTTTTAAATAGTCCTTATAATATTTTTTAAGATCAATTCTTTGTTTTTTTAAAGTACAAACACCTAAAGATAGGTGCCCATTTTTAGGAAAACACCAAGCATAGCCATCAGGGACTGCATCTACGTCAAAGCGGACATTTTTAGACAATCTAATAAAATCATTTTCAGGCACTTTTACTTCAAACTCTAATGCAGGAATAAGCTTTCGGCTCTCCTTCCATCCGCCAAATTTAGCTGTTTGGCTAAGGGCACCATCAGCGCCAATTAGGTACTTGCATTTGATATCCCCACCTGAAGTTTTTATAAGCAAGCCATTTTCACTCTTTACCAAGCCTTCCATAGTGGTTTGCTCTATGATATGTGCTCCTTGCTCTAATGCTTTATTTACCAGAAATTGGTCAAATGAATCTCTCATGACCATTGAAATGATTGGTTCATTTCTTTTTGCAGTAAAAAAATGAGGGCTTTTTTCAAAAAACACTTCCAGTTCATAAAATTCCTTTTCAACCACCTCCTCAATAGAAAAGGGTAGGTTAATTCGGCCTCTATAAACCAAACCTCCTCCACAAGTTTTATACCTAGGGAGTTTTTCTTTCTCAATGATTACTACCTTTTTTCCTTTTTTTGC of the Cyclobacterium marinum DSM 745 genome contains:
- a CDS encoding glycoside hydrolase family 2 protein, which produces MIKKITCWIALVFLVFPTFSQQHNWQPKKDKILSEWAINIDPNAPLPEYPRPQMSRENWTNLNGIWKYTIIEKGSTEPENFQGDILVPYAIESALSGVGQTVSKDQELWYHRSFEVDRGMRKGNLLLHFGAVDWEAEVFINGKSVGMHQGGYDPFSFEISEALVSGRKQQLSIRVWDPTDEGPQPRGKQINKPHGIWYTPVTGIWQTVWLEAVPDQYISHIKNTADLDNKQISVETQVNDPQPGQMITVRLFTNGELLDEKEVPAGESTIFSIDNPNIWGPDNPFLYDIEARLMDGRKQLDAVKSYTAMRKISMKPDAYGNQRLLLNDKFLFQYGPLDQGWWPDGLYTAPTEEALVYDIDKTKEMGFNMIRKHVKVEPARWYYHCDKIGMLVWQDMPSGDMGNRWEARPGVVGKGTERKRSPESMAIFKKEWKAIMDANYNFPSIIVWVPFNEAWGQFNTEEIVKWTVEYDPSRLVNGASGGNYTLEGQIMDMHNYPDPVMPDPKIWGHHQIIVLGEYGGLGLPIEGHTWQNKDNWGYQSFKDKDALRERYSKLIQDLKPLIPMGLSAAIYTQTTDVEVETNGLMTYDRKVSKLEPQFLKQLHKELYTIKIPMK
- a CDS encoding aldose epimerase family protein, coding for MKYLTLKALVLVGLITSCGPNNKEKAVNEQQTEPKYLTAMEDSAFEKTIEGKEVKLYHLSNKNGMEMTVTNFGARVVELFAPDKDGNFEDVVLGYDNLEEYSNNPGGYYGAPIGRYGNRIANAQFSLDGKTYSLEANNGPNNLHGAPEGYHKVVWEVLEATSQKLEMKYVSPDGEAGFPGELTVFMNYYLTDNNEFRITYKATTDKTTIVNLTHHSFFNLNGHGEGSVRNHMLQLNADNFTPVDDNLIPLGEIRSVESTPFDFREPHLVGERIDADNEQLKKGGGYDHNWVVNREEGSKETIKIATVWVPENGRKMEVFTDQPGVQVYTGNFMTGGGPSKAGKNYQKQGAICLETQHYPDSPNQPSFPSVTLKPEETYSHECIYKFSVID
- a CDS encoding SMP-30/gluconolactonase/LRE family protein; this encodes MIDDPMQASPIFILMLLLTAMLYSCGGTTKPVEQKQTFLPITIIAEGDGLHSIIEEGTQAEILGSGFAWTEGPLWIEEEEMLLFSEIPANKVHFWKEGSSPKVYLQPAGLTSNENRGGEVGSNGLLLDPYGKLVLCQHGDRRMARMTAELNAPEPVYETIVGEYEGKPLNSPNDAVYDTQGNLYFTDPPYGLEYRMDDPKKAIDFQGVYKLNKDGELQLLLDSITRPNGIALFPDEKQLIIANSDPENPIWYHYSLDGANGLTAGRVFYDASEVASNEAGLPDGLKIKNDGTVIATGPGGIWFFGPSGSLLGRLKLSERVSNVALNKKENLLFATADSYVLRIPLK
- a CDS encoding NAD(P)/FAD-dependent oxidoreductase, with translation MKEFDIAIIGSGPSGAMAAYHAAKKGKKVVIIEKEKLPRYKTCGGGLVYRGRINLPFSIEEVVEKEFYELEVFFEKSPHFFTAKRNEPIISMVMRDSFDQFLVNKALEQGAHIIEQTTMEGLVKSENGLLIKTSGGDIKCKYLIGADGALSQTAKFGGWKESRKLIPALEFEVKVPENDFIRLSKNVRFDVDAVPDGYAWCFPKNGHLSLGVCTLKKQRIDLKKYYKDYLKKLEIKEILESEVHGFQIPVGQRKDVFSKDRIFLSGDAAGFADPLTAEGISNAILSGELASKAIVNNFENEKAAANAYRQLLDQRILSELNSSTFIAFICYAQPAIRNMLLSKYGQKGCEILTDIFMGKKAFPDDLKNKIKKRVPLLKFI